Proteins from a single region of Hordeum vulgare subsp. vulgare chromosome 6H, MorexV3_pseudomolecules_assembly, whole genome shotgun sequence:
- the LOC123401296 gene encoding phosphoinositide phosphatase SAC2-like: MAAAAAQEAEPACLQSFELYESESRFYVFGTNTDRTVWRLLKIDRSETPELDIDECSTVYTHAEYLELLSGLGEEHRSTGGVKSVTKFYGIIGFVKFLGPFYMLIITDQRKIGEIFDHPVYQVTKTSMVELANSKSRSTFLNSRDENRYKKILNTLDLRKDFFFSYSYPIMRGLQKNLSDPQEGWSLYESTFVWNEFLTRRIRNCLQSTLWTVALVYGFFKQDKLAISGKDIMFTLIARRSRHYAGTRYLKRGVNEKGRVANDVETEQIVYEAVPMPTEVSSVVQNRGSIPLFWSQDTSKLNIKPDIILHEKDKTYEATKLHFENLRGRYGNPIIILNLIKTRERRESMLRREFDKAIRIINQLFSEENHLRFLHWDLHKNSEGKPTNVLDVLLKVAFRALRLTEFFYCQVAPPTGSETAPHWPALLHSHDPYFCDENSNSDISQEDISGSSDSSGNGTTEDKAETSELPQLKPPIFQKGVLRTNCIDCLDRTNVAQYAYGLAALGHQLHALGCVESPELGLGAPVAHHLMHFYERMGDTLAVQYSGSAAHNKIFSAKRGHLKLFIRSQEFVRTLQRHYSNACIDANKQAAINLFLGYFQPKQGSPALWELESSSEEHNNGSFAHTSDSIKRVNSDGSILSVSNASISGCSGCHNELLTAAQPDVSTELQSPKVESDLVYENEITSPNETKMSNSRYTPTLSHDRIHDAPSSQLEPSNDSGDSNFLDLEWLSNSGNSSDERSLAISTPDAHLSTENVISDIVPETMENQVPGVQAQKLPEQFVQWVNDGDTFWF, encoded by the exons AGATTTTATGTTTTTGGAACTAATACTGACAGAACGGTATGGAGGTTACTCAAGATCGATAGATCGGAAACACCAGAGCTTGACATAGACGAGTGTTCTACTGTATATACACATGCTGAGTATCTTGAACTGTTAAGTGGTCTTGGTGAAGAGCACAGGTCAACTGGTGGGGTTAAATCTGTGACAAAATTTTATGGCATAATTG GTTTCGTTAAGTTTCTTGGGCCATTTTATATGTTAATTATTACGGATCAGAGAAAAATTGGGGAGATATTTGATCATCCAGTGTACCAGGTGACTAAGACTTCAATGGTCGAGTTAGCAAATTCTAAATCTCGATCCACTTTTCTAAATTCCAGGGATGAAAACAG ATACAAGAAGATTTTGAACACACTTGATCTTAGGAAGGACTTCTTTTTCAGTTACTCATACCCTATCATGAGAGGTCTTCAGAAGAATTTAAGTGATCCACAGGAAGGGTGGTCACTATAcgagtcaacctttgtgtggaatgAGTTTCTTACTCGACGAATACGCAATTGTCTACAAAGTACTTTGTGGACCGTTGCATTAGTATATGGTTTTTTTAAGCAG GACAAATTGGCAATATCTGGGAAGGACATCATGTTCACACTCATTGCTAGGCGCTCAAGGCATTATGCTGGCACCAG ATATTTAAAGAGGGGAGTAAATGAGAAGGGAAGAGTAGCAAATGATGTTGAGACTGAGCAAATTGTGTATGAAGCTGTGCCTATGCCTACAGAAGTAAGTTCTGTTGTGCAGAACAGGGGTTCGATCCCGCTATTCTGGTCACAGGATACATCAAAGTTGAACATAAAACCTGATATCATAT TGCATGAGAAGGACAAAACTTATGAAGCTACCAAGCTTCATTTCGAAAATCTTAGGGGAAGATATGGCAACCCTATAATTATCTTAAACTTGATTAAG ACGCGTGAAAGACGGGAATCcatgcttcgtcgagaatttgatAAGGCAATAAGGATCATAAATCAATTATTTTCAGAGGAGAACCATCTGCGGTTCTTACATTGGGATCTTCATAAAAACTCTGAAGG AAAACCTACAAATGTACTTGATGTTCTTCTGAAAGTGGCATTTCGTGCTCTGAGGTTGACTGAGTTCTTCTATTGTCAAGTTGCACCACCTACAGGGTCTGAGACTGCTCCTCACTGGCCTGCTCTATT GCACAGTCATGATCCATATTTTTGTGATGAAAACAGCAACAGTGACATATCCCAAGAAGATATCTCGGGCAGTTCTGACTCCTCTGGCAATGGAACCACAGAAGATAAAGCTGAAACCAGTGAACTCCCCcaactaaaaccaccaatattccAAAAAGGGGTCTTACGGACAAATTGTATAGACTGCTTGGATCGTACAAATGTTGCACAATATGCCTATGGTTTAGCTGCTCTTGGGCATCAGCTGCATGCACTTGGTTGTGTAGAATCCCCAGAACTTGGTTTAGGTGCTCCTGTGGCTCATCATTTGATGCACTTTTATGAGAGGATGGGTGACACACTTGCCGTACAGTATAGCGGGTCGGCTGCTCATAATAAG ATATTCTCTGCGAAGAGAGGACACTTGAAGCTTTTTATACGATCACAAGAGTTCGTCAGGACACTACAACGGCACTACAGCAACGCCTGTATAGATGCTAACAAACAGGCAGCTATAAACTT aTTTTTGGGGTACTTCCAACCAAAGCAGGGAAGTCCTGCACTCTGGGAGCTAGAATCATCTTCTGAGGAACATAACAATGGATCTTTTGCGCATACAAG TGACAGTATCAAAAGAGTGAATTCAGATGGCAGCATCCTTTCTGTAAGCAACGCATCTATATCTGGCTGTAGTGGCTGCCATAATGAATTGTTGACTGCAGCACAACCTGATGTCAGTACTGAGTTACAATCTCCAAAAGTGGAGTCTGATTTAGTGTATGAAAATGAGATTACATCACCCAATGAAACTAAAATGTCAAATTCAAG ATATACCCCCACACTGTCTCATGATCGTatacatgatgctccaagcagTCAACTTGAACCTTCCAATGATTCAGGCGACTCAAATTTCCTGGATCTTGAATGGCTTTCAAATTCAGGCAATTCAAGTGATGAAAG GTCGCTTGCAATTAGCACACCGGATGCTCACCTTTCAACCGAGAATGTCATTAGTGACATAGTTCCTGAGACTATG GAAAACCAAGTCCCCGGGGTTCAGGCTCAGAAGCTACCCGAGCAATTCGTACAGTGGGTTAACGACGGCGACACCTTTTGGTTTTGA
- the LOC123401297 gene encoding uncharacterized protein LOC123401297, translating to MDDGDITQRNTQEDDVDTPQAADDMTLKAFQRSAYMLKPRKEFKRYSPDDYAKGKNPVAGSSRLSTMRSREDEVEDDDDDESDDPDQFVVARRKKLVSKRGRGPK from the exons ATGGATGATGGTGACATTACCCAAAGAAATACTCAggaggatgatgttgacactcctcag gctgcggacgacatgacgttgaaggctttccaacgctccgcttacatgttgaagcccaggaaggaatttaagcgctactcaccggatgattatgcgaaaggGAAGAATCCGGTGGCCGGGAGCTCTCGTTTGTCAACGATGAGAAGCAGGGAGGATGaggttgaggatgacgatgacgatgagtccGATGACCCGGATCAATTTGTGGTtgcgagaaggaagaagctagtatccaagaggggacgaggccctAAGTGA